The DNA sequence AAGAGTGATTTGTGGTGAAAAGCTTTTCAGAGGGCGTTTGACGGGTGCTGATGGTGCAATCACTGCTTGCTTTAACCCTCAAAATTCTGACCCACCGCGCTGCAATGGCAGTACAGCCCCATACACTTAAATGGGTCTAGTTTGGCGGCCGTACTGTGACATAcggtttaatttttgctgcaaccaggaaaaaaaaacacattatggccactagatggcgctgctgGTTATAGGAAAGAGAAAATAGCATTTCATACATATTAGACACATAACAGAGATTTCTCATAAAGGCTGCTCAAACGCTGAGACATGTATACACtgatgttattttatacatagacctCCCTCCCCACCAATGTCATCTAAACATAAAAGAGATTCATcattaggcctcgtacacacatacgtactcttcctcctccttcagttttggcacttcattttttatttatttttttgggggggggagcaggtccCTCTTTTTTCACAGATACCTCCCCACTTCCGGTCAGATTGTCGCAGCGATCTGagcggaagtttggccccccttcctcccccccaaagccttctgggacatgtcacaggccaATCAGATAGTGCAGCgtggctcgtgcatgtgcagtgacCAGCCGGCTGTGAACCTGAAAGCAGTTAGAGCCGGGTGTCCACAGTTAGTATGCCGGCGCCGGGGGCAGAAGCCCAGTGAAGAAACTGGCcgggtgcatacctcccaacttttcgagatgggaatgagggacacctatcagcaaaagcatgcaggtataggacacaccccttgccacacccccttaaaggggaattgtacaaaaaaacaagattggttaaacccacaagttttttttttttccactactattcctttatattggattttggaatttacaaatgcagcaatttagaaatcagatgaaaggtttagcaccgggaaactcTTTTTGatagttaaaaagtgcattttatatacaactatataatcAGACTgaattgagggacaaatgaggaggaaagagggacagagggataatGCTCCAatttagggacagtccctctaaatcagggtatataaaatgcactttttaccctTTAAaaggtgtttcccagcgctaaacctttcatccaatttctaaattgctgcatttgtaaattttaaaagccaatataaaggaatagtagtggttaaaaaaaaagcccctgtgaatttaaataacttttttttttggttaattctcccttaaggggatgtggcaggaggcatgtcctatacctgcatacgtttgctagtagatgtccctcattcccatctcaaaatgttgggaggtatggtcccCCTGAATTAACACTGCCTGAGGTCGAGGACTTGCACTCGCACCCACATGGATGTTAAAGTGGGAGTGGCTGTGTCCCAACTGGCATCAATGACACTGCCTGAATGCAGATGCATGgatcacctgtgcatccccatgaggACAAACACGGCCTTCACATGAGTGtatgcattaaagcggaactttacccatgacaacttgataaaaaataatgttcttttgcAAGGATCATACATTCCGCATTAAAATTATGCTACCAAAACTAGTGTGTGCGATAAAAaatgcctccagcattgcttctgtttcttcaTGCTGGAGGCTACCAGTTTGTTGAAGCCccgagcccctgagcagcagtaaatctttaggctgtgagcagatcggcctctacaaattctgcacagtgcctaaaaatagagagcaactgagcatgtgcagagcagagtgtgaccgtgtattactggattttaaacagtataggcacttatttttaatgttttacccataaaggggccagcctgaagtgatctaggaCTTATTTTTTTGACCAAAGTTCCATTTTAGGTAAACTTGTATGAACAAGGCCCTACAGACAGAATGTGGATTATGTGTTTACATTTTTGACCATTTTCTGTAACTCCTGTACAtctcctgtgcccattatgaggggttcccaccatccctgtgctgagttcccaggtctgtacacctgcactGAGCTCCCCGGTTgatatacctgctgtgcccattatgaggggtttccaccatccctgtgctgagttcccgggtctgtacaccagctgtactcattatgaggggttcccaccatccctgtgctgagttcccaggtctgtacacctgctgtgcccattaggaggggttcccaccatccctgtgctgagttcccgggtctgtacaccagctgtgctcattatgatgggttcccaccatccctgtgctgagatcccaggtctgtacacctgctgtgcccattatgaggggttaccaccatccctgtgctgagttcccaggtctgtatacctgctgtacccattatgaggggttcccaccatccctgtgctgagttcctgggtctgtacacctgctgtgcccattttgaggggttcccaccatccctgagctaagatcccaggtctgtatacctgctgtacccattatgaggggttcccaccatccctgttggatggtatatttattttatactatgGAAAATATAACAGGATGAGCTGGAACACCCAAAACTGCCAGATGGACAGAAACAGAGGCGGCAGTCATGGCAGGCAGATCTCATAGTTGGAGTATATGTGACATATGGGTAACCAGGGCCCAACTAAAATATGACTTCCATTTTATGGATTTACTCTAAGAAGGGGATGCATGGTATGAGTTTCCTTCTATTAAGAGTCCCTCAAATTTTGGATCCTACAAAGCATGTTGAACCGAAAGCCTCATCTGATAGGACGTCATGTTATATGAGCTCCGCACTCATAGTTCAGGCCAGATCTAGGGCTGGCCACACATTACAAAAGTAattgtacaatcccctttagatctaccaacacctATGTTGagtaagggcctgtctgattggacaGTTTAAGTCCTCACATGACAtagatttggtaaatctaaagctggCCCTAAACTCTACAATCAAACTGTACAATCTCCTTCGATTTACCAGTGTATGTTTGGCTTAAAGTTGACTCATCCATTTAGTGTCACCTTGCAGGAGGAGGACATCTTATAGCTGGTCCtgttttgtacgtgatgatgtcagAGACCTGCCACAAAGGGGAGTGGCTTTGTACAGAGAGGAGGAACCCTACTGGTCGCCCCATAGAGGCAACAAGTGTTTAACCTTGTAGTGCACGGGTGGGTTGTACAGCTGGATTTCATTAAATTAAATTATCACTCTACAGTTCTATTGTTTAATGCTGCTTTTATTCCCGGCAGGTGTTGTTTAGAGTAAGGTGCTGcatacaaataaataagtgaacaTGTACATAATATATATCCTTCATAGATCACTGGTGCCACCCGCTGGTCAGTGTTAGTATGTCAAATTTGCTCATTTTTTACGGGTCTTGTTTGAGACTGGTACCGGGATGGGGTTTTGGCACTTCCTTTGTTCGGTAGCATGTAGTTCACAGTATATAAGTCTCACTAAAGTTTGTTCGATGTGTCCCGATCTGGGGTCTAAGACTATataacaaatccaaaataaaacaTGGCCCGTACTTACAGGATATTTCACTGTGCCCACCCTTGAGAGTTAAGTTCCCAAAGGCTTTCAGATACGGCCCCAGTTGAGGTCTCTGCACAGATGCTTCACCCATCATGAGGGATTACCATTGTCCCAGCTTAACcgtaaaattgttttgtttttttttaatggaggaTACAGAAGGATGTGATGGCTGAAGGTGGTCGAGAACACTGAAAACTCTGAGACAGGTGACAAGAAGAAGAAAAACCATGACAAGGCAAACTCGTTACACAATTTCCCAAAAAAGCAGAAAATGAGTCAACCATTCACTTCAAGAACAGTGCTGAGGAGTAGTCACATTGTGGTGCATTCAAGTACCTGTGATAATCAATTGCTGTGTCCCTGAGGAAGCCCCCCTGAATCCTTAGCTAAGGCTGTACATGGGACCTTGGTTTCTGCCCATGTTGAGATTAAGCCTGTGTCTAATCTCTACACCATGTTCTTCAACTGTTCTTCACACCCCAAAACCTCTACTGCCCACAAGGGCAAGGGTCTTCAAAAGCAGATTTACAGGGGGAAAACCTTAGTGTCAGGAAGGGCTTAATCTTGGCTTGCAGAGAAAATGAGATTCTGTGTTCAGCCTAGGGTCCAAGTTGGCTCTACAGGAATGTAAGGGTCAGTTTCAAAATTAGGTTAATTGTTCAGCCTGGGTCTAGAATTCAAGTTGACTCTGCAGGAACACAAGGGTCAATTTCCAGATTGGAGCCCCTGTTGAGCCTGGGCCTAGGATTCAAGTGGACTCTACAAGAACACAAGGGTGCATTTCTAAATTGGgtttctgtgttcagctttgtcCTAGGATCCAAGTGGAATCTACAAGAACATAATGGTGATTTTCTAAATTAGGTTTCCATGTCCAGCTTGTGCCAAGATTCCAAGTGGACTCTACAGCAACACAAGGGTCAGTTTTCAAATGTGGTTCTGTATTCAGCTTGGATCTAGGATCCAAGTGGATTCTACAGAAACACAAGGATTAGTTTGCAAATTAGGTTCTATGTCCAGCTTAGGTCTTGGATCCAAGTGGACTTCATAGGAACAGAAGGGTCAGTTTCCAGATTAGGTTCCCTGTTCAGCCTGGACCTAGAATTCAAGTGGACTCTACAGAAACACAAGGGTAAATTTTCAAATTTGGTTGTGTTCAGCTTAGGCCTAGGATGCACTTGGATTCTACAGGCACACAAGAGTCAGTTTTCATATGAGGGTTCGTGTTTATCCAGGACCTATAATTCAAGTAAACTCTACAGGAACACAAGGGTCAGTTTTCAAATTAGGTTCTGTGTTCAGCCTGAGCCTAGGATCCAAGTGGCCGCTACAGGAACACAAGGGTCAGCTTCCAGATTTACACAGACATTTGGAGGCACCACAAGGTAATGCACTTTAGCAGTTTTAATACATTTGAAACATTTTAGGTCATGCCAGATTTACTTCAAACTTTGAAGATGGATGGATTTGGGATTCTGGTAGTTGGAGACTTGTTAAATTACTATAGGTTCAGGAGACTGTCACTGTAGGGAATACATTGtgtgtccattcattctgtgtttGACTGTAGTGTTCCTATTAAACACCTTATTATGGACATTGTGCTCAGGTATAGTCATACATTCTAGGGCTAGTATCAAAAGCCTGTGAGTATGGGCCCTTAGACAGGCAATTTGTAGATATCCTATTAGGTTAGAGGCTCCAGTGTTTGCAAAAAGTCATTAGCGGTAATATTAACGAGTATTAGAAAGACTAAGTACAGTTATTTCTAAATGTTGTAACTGGTCATCATTCTAAGATCTGATGAAGATGACGTAGATGGACTCATATGAATTTCACGGTGCCACCTCAGCCACCTCTGCGTATACCTATGAGGTCGGACAACTTCCGACAGTTCTCCATCTTGAAAGTGTCTGCCTTTTCTCTTAGTCTCTCATCCCTATAGAGCCGAGCCAGATTGGCAAGATCGGATCTCTGCTGTTTCTCTCTCCAACATCCGGCCTGGACTTGTTCTGCGTACTCCTTCTCCACAGCCCTCTCCAGCTCTGCTAAAGCCGGACCTCGATAACGCGTGTGAAAATTTTCTCCCACATAGTACGGGACTCCGCGGCTGCTGGTCTCCCTGGAGATGGTCAATCCAGAAGACGGTCTAGGATTGAGACTGTATGGTGAGTTGGTGGCTGTTAACTGAGCCACTACAGAGACCACCACAAGAATAAGCACTGGGAGGACCTGGATAAAAGCAGAGTATGCGTTTTTGGGCCgaccattttcttcttcttcctctggtctccTTGGACGTCTGAGATTTTGTTTCTCCATTTCTTCACGCCACCTTGATTTTCGGTTGTCTTGGCCTTTCTTTTCCCACCACTTTGGGCTGGTCCTTCCAGCTTCTTGCCTCCTTTCTTGCTGAGTTTTTGGTCTGCCTGGTTCTCGCTTGGTTTCCTTCTGCCATTTCGGCTGTCCGCTATCTTGTTTCTGATCTCTTTCCCACTGCCATTGTCTTCTCCCTTCGTTATACACCTCTTCTCTCCATTTCCATTCCTGTTCAGTGTTATGCCTCATCTCCTCCCTTTTCCATCTTGGGAGGTCTTGTCTGTCCTCTCCAGTTGCCCACCTCTGCCaccttccatcttcttctctgcttgCATGCCTTTGCTCTCTTGGATGACCATTAAAGTCGTATGCCGCTCGGGCTGAATAGTGACCCCTGAAGAACATATCAAAAACGTCATTGGTTGACATTTCTGCTTCCGGGGATGCTTGTGTCCGGATTTGTGACTCATCATATACTTTCCTTTTAGCTGGATCATTGAGAACGGCAAATGCTTTCCCAATAAcctaaaacacattaaaaaaagattgttaaaatagatgtaaacccaatcgctAAAGTCTAAAAAACTAGAAAGGACAACTTTAGTACAATGGTCCTTTAGTCAGAGTGGGAATGGGTTAGGCCCCCTGCCAAACTGTATATTAGTCTGCCTCCCCGCTGGAGCAGTTCATCCTTCTTTTAGTGAACCTGGTGGTCCATTTATCCATTTGGTGATCTATTGTCTCTGAGACAGAAAGTAATATGAAATCctaaattttagagttgtcataAGGTCAAAGggtgaggggaaaccttccaatgggggcaAAAGTTCCCCTTGCTTTGGGGATATTTCTGTTACACATTACACAACCTTTGCTCGAAAAATGCCCCGACTGGGTGCTCTTCTTATTGCGCACCTATAGGTGAGCCATACTCCACTGGAGGGCCAGGGGCCCAACGAGTACAGCAAATCCAAAGGAAATAATAGGATCACAGTGTCCATGCTCAGTAAGGAGGGGGCAGGCGAGGAACATTTTCCAAGCAGAGGCTATGCAGCTCCTCCCCTGATGGAGGTTCTAgctgtccataatgccatgtacacatgggcggacttttcaacggactttccgacgggatgGTCtgccggacttttcgacggactttctgatggactttcgaacggacttgcctacacacgaccaaccAAAGTacgacagattcatacgtgatgacgtacgaccggactaaaataaggaagttgatagccagtagccaatagctgccctagcgttggtttttgtccgtcggactagcatacagacgagcggatttttcgaccggactcgagtccgtcggaaagatttgaaacatgtttatttctaggtccatcagacttttggggaaaaaaagtcagctggagcccacacacgatcgaattgtccgccagagtccggtccgccggaccaagtctgccggaaagtccggtcgtgtgtgtgtatctatagcccaaacagtttttttagttttagatggagTCGGGAAGGGTTAAAGTGTCTTTTCTTTCCCTCTGTGACCCACGAGGGGGGGAACCTCACTTCCCGTTCTGGATATACAACAAGAAGTGAGGGAAATTCCCCTCTTATACATTTGGAACTGgaactggaacaggtgtccccattggcagAATTTCTTCATCTCTTCTGGCAACAATTCTAAAATGTAAGATTTCCCATCATTTCCATCATTTTCTCCTATGGAGACAACAATGAtcaacaggacagagagggtaaatctccccactggggacacagatagcaattaaaacttctaacccttccccactatatccaaaaacataaaaaaaaagttttgcccttaccTACACTTTAGGACCCCTCCCCACATTTGATACTTCCTGACAACTGCCCAACATCCCAAAATTGTGTCACCTTCTCTGAAAGAGTTCATAAAGGTGCCCACTCCCTTTGCAACCCAATCATTTAGGGCGAATTCACACTATATGCGGTGACAGATGTATTATCGCATGGTAAAACGTCCGTCACCAcagggacacacagaaaacaattatttcctatgtgcagggttgccacctgtccaggattcacccggacagtccgggttttgaatcatgtgtccaggtttcagtccacctgaaacccggacacattattcagaccaggctgtgactctccaagtaactgagatagtcagAAAGCTGTTGCCACCCCCCGAGCAGCGGGCAGCTTTCTGGGGGCAAGgttggcatcactgaagggtggggCAATGAAGTGAGCCACCCACTGTTTGCCACGATGTGCTCTGCACACCGCATTACTACTcaccttggggcacccaaatatgtcccaggtcttttataatagtgtttactgcaaaaaaaaaaattgccctgtgccactaaagtgttcgggtttggcttgaggaaaaaggtggcaaccctaccaatgtgtcccattcacactgcagcgCAGGcgtgctgcattttattgcagagcACCGGCCCGAATTGCACTGCAATGTCAGGCAGCGCAGCGCATCGTATGTaagttttgtacacttcaaataaagctggtgcaaaaaaaattaaaagaagggGATGGTGCGGTGCGCTGTGCTGAAttgtgcaccacactgccccctaggcCACCGGCAATGCAGAGCGGCTGGAGTGCTGAATCAGCCTTTGCACtccttgttgctttttttttttgttttttttttaaatctatcaaTCGAATTTCAATAAGACCTTTTAATGCCTTCAAAAAATTCAAACCAaatgacctttttaattaaaataatcacatttttaaGATTGCgattctaaaa is a window from the Aquarana catesbeiana isolate 2022-GZ linkage group LG03, ASM4218655v1, whole genome shotgun sequence genome containing:
- the LOC141133558 gene encoding dnaJ homolog subfamily C member 18-like: MDRQRAEMLIKIARARLQCGRTEDALNYLYQAQVLYPTRTAAGLIQAIQGGWFEAERAFCEPPHSHYTGSWQNANHCEGCGSCGSPTFHHHDEEEEEDEDEEEEDEEEEDDDDEEQEEKVTQGFADTDNYYSVLGVRKDVSEDVLRKAYRKLALRYHPDKNSSPGATEAFKVIGKAFAVLNDPAKRKVYDESQIRTQASPEAEMSTNDVFDMFFRGHYSARAAYDFNGHPREQRHASREEDGRWQRWATGEDRQDLPRWKREEMRHNTEQEWKWREEVYNEGRRQWQWERDQKQDSGQPKWQKETKREPGRPKTQQERRQEAGRTSPKWWEKKGQDNRKSRWREEMEKQNLRRPRRPEEEEENGRPKNAYSAFIQVLPVLILVVVSVVAQLTATNSPYSLNPRPSSGLTISRETSSRGVPYYVGENFHTRYRGPALAELERAVEKEYAEQVQAGCWREKQQRSDLANLARLYRDERLREKADTFKMENCRKLSDLIGIRRGG